One region of Pogona vitticeps strain Pit_001003342236 chromosome 1, PviZW2.1, whole genome shotgun sequence genomic DNA includes:
- the KCNJ3 gene encoding G protein-activated inward rectifier potassium channel 1 isoform X2, translating into MSALRRKFGDDYQVVTTSSSGSGFHHQQASAHKKKRQRFVDKNGRCNVQHGNLGSETSRYLSDLFTTLVDLKWRWNLFIFILTYTVAWLFMASMWWVIAYMRGDLNKAHDEKYTPCVANVYNFPSAFLFFIETEATIGYGYRYITDKCPEGIILFLFQSILGSIVDAFLIGCMFIKMSQPKKRAETLMFSEHAAISMRDGKLTLMFRVGNLRNSHMVSAQIRCKLLKSRQTPEGEFLPLDQLELDVGFSTGADQLFLVSPLTICHVIDSKSPFYDLSQRSMQTEQFEIVVILEGIVETTV; encoded by the exons ATGTCTGCACTTCGAAGGAAATTTGGGGACGATTACCAGGTAGTGACCACTTCGTCCAGCGGCTCGGGCTTCCACCATCAGCAGGCGTCCGCCCACAAGAAGAAGCGCCAGCGGTTTGTGGACAAGAATGGCCGGTGCAACGTGCAACATGGCAACCTGGGCAGCGAGACCAGCCGCTACCTGTCGGACCTCTTCACTACCCTGGTGGACCTCAAGTGGCGGTGGAACCTTTTCATCTTTATCCTCACCTACACCGTGGCCTGGCTTTTTATGGCCTCCATGTGGTGGGTCATTGCCTACATGCGGGGTGACTTGAACAAAGCCCACGATGAGAAGTACACTCCTTGTGTGGCCAACGTCTACAACTTCCCCTCTGCCTTCCTCTTCTTTATAGAGACAGAGGCTACCATTGGCTATGGCTACCGATACATTACAGATAAATGTCCGGAAGGCATCATCCTCTTCCTGTTCCAGTCCATCCTAGGTTCCATTGTGGATGCATTTCTCATTGGCTGTATGTTCATCAAGATGTCCCAACCTAAGAAGCGGGCAGAGACGCTGATGTTCAGTGAACATGCGGCCATCTCTATGAGGGACGGCAAACTCACCCTCATGTTCAGGGTGGGCAACCTCCGCAACAGCCACATGGTCTCTGCTCAGATCCGCTGCAAACTCCTCAAA TCTCGACAAACGCCCGAGGGTGAATTTCTCCCTCTCGATCAACTTGAACTGGATGTAGGTTTTAGCACAGGGGCGGACCAACTTTTTCTTGTTTCACCGCTTACAATCTGCCATGTCATCGATTCAAAAAGCCCCTTCTATGACCTTTCTCAGCGAAGCATGCAAACCGAACAGTTTGAGATTGTTGTCATCCTAGAAGGCATCGTGGAAACGACGG